One Tissierellales bacterium DNA segment encodes these proteins:
- a CDS encoding carbon starvation CstA 5TM domain-containing protein — protein sequence VTIACGAISGFHATQSPMMSRCMDNEKEGRRVFYGAMIAEGIIAMIWAAAAMSFFGGVPQLGVALAEGGGPSGVVDTISKSLLGPVGGVLALLGVIAAPITSGDTAYRSARLTIADAVDYDQEPIKNRLLIAVPLFTIGFVLTMVDFDIIWRYFAWSNQTLAMIVLWASAAFLVKNNKSHWIASAPATLMTGVSITYIMMAPEGFKLSSSIAYPVGAVAAIGTLIYFLYKVNKKQELKNA from the coding sequence GTTACTATTGCTTGTGGAGCTATATCTGGATTCCATGCTACTCAATCACCAATGATGTCTAGATGTATGGATAATGAAAAAGAAGGTAGAAGGGTATTCTATGGTGCAATGATTGCAGAAGGAATAATTGCCATGATTTGGGCAGCAGCGGCTATGTCATTCTTCGGTGGGGTGCCTCAATTAGGAGTAGCACTAGCCGAAGGTGGTGGACCATCGGGTGTAGTAGATACAATATCTAAATCTCTACTAGGACCGGTAGGTGGTGTTTTAGCTTTGTTAGGAGTAATAGCGGCACCAATAACTTCAGGAGATACAGCTTATAGAAGTGCAAGATTGACAATAGCAGATGCGGTAGATTATGATCAAGAACCAATAAAAAATAGATTATTAATAGCTGTACCACTATTTACAATAGGATTTGTTTTAACAATGGTAGACTTTGATATTATCTGGAGATACTTTGCTTGGTCAAACCAAACCTTAGCCATGATAGTATTGTGGGCTTCAGCAGCCTTCTTAGTTAAGAACAACAAATCTCATTGGATAGCAAGTGCACCAGCTACACTTATGACAGGTGTAAGTATTACTTATATAATGATGGCACCAGAAGGATTTAAACTATCTTCAAGTATTGCTTATCCAGTAGGAGCTGTAGCTGCAATAGGAACATTAATATACTTTTTATATAAAGTCAATAAAAAACAAGAGTTAAAAAACGCATAA